A window of the Pseudoalteromonas sp. A25 genome harbors these coding sequences:
- a CDS encoding septal ring lytic transglycosylase RlpA family protein — protein MNKAQIKISLCFLLITLISACSSRYHIKHDKAPLRAPTELEMQDAVITNEAKSVAAGRPYVVLGRKYTPMSDEQGYTEQGIASWYGRKFHGYHTSNGEIFNMFDMTAAHKTLPLPSFVKVTNLDNGKSAIVRVNDRGPFHDDRLIDLSYAAAYKLGYHLNGTANVKVEAITLERQAPRLTYIQVAAGSQLDKIQEIANSLKQKMTLDNVITLENGLYKLRLGPMQGDKHAQSVLNSLRKGEFTQAFLLYSEQQL, from the coding sequence ATGAACAAAGCGCAAATAAAAATCAGTTTGTGTTTTCTTTTGATAACACTAATTAGCGCTTGTAGTAGCCGTTATCACATCAAACATGACAAAGCCCCTCTTCGGGCCCCGACCGAGCTTGAAATGCAAGATGCGGTGATCACGAATGAGGCCAAAAGTGTCGCGGCAGGACGCCCTTATGTGGTGTTAGGAAGAAAGTATACCCCTATGTCTGATGAGCAAGGCTATACAGAGCAAGGTATCGCCTCTTGGTACGGCAGAAAGTTTCATGGCTATCACACCTCTAACGGTGAAATATTTAACATGTTTGATATGACCGCGGCTCATAAAACCTTGCCATTGCCTAGTTTTGTCAAGGTTACGAATCTAGATAACGGCAAAAGCGCCATTGTACGTGTTAATGACCGAGGTCCTTTTCACGATGACAGATTGATCGACCTCTCTTACGCCGCAGCATACAAATTGGGATACCACCTCAATGGTACAGCCAATGTTAAGGTTGAAGCCATTACCCTTGAACGCCAAGCGCCCCGCTTAACTTACATTCAAGTAGCTGCAGGCAGCCAATTAGATAAAATTCAAGAGATAGCTAACTCATTAAAACAAAAGATGACCCTTGATAACGTCATCACTTTAGAAAATGGACTATACAAGTTGCGTTTAGGGCCTATGCAAGGTGACAAACACGCACAATCGGTCTTAAATAGCTTACGAAAAGGTGAATTTACTCAAGCCTTCTTGCTTTATAGTGAACAACAACTTTAG
- the lipB gene encoding lipoyl(octanoyl) transferase LipB, with protein MSQHKVIVRQLGRRSYEPIWQKMQAYTDQRDDSSADEIWLVEHESVFTQGQAGKDEHLLAPGDIPVIKVDRGGQVTYHGPGQQMMYVLFNLRRLKIGVRELVTWLEQCIIDFLAEHNITAYAKADAPGVYVDNSKIASLGLRVRRGCSFHGLALNVDMDMSPFLRINPCGYAGMNMVQTSELNGPASMEKVGNGLVKHMLKRLNAEVVEHTQGFENE; from the coding sequence ATGAGTCAGCATAAAGTGATCGTGCGCCAACTTGGCCGACGTAGCTATGAACCTATTTGGCAAAAAATGCAAGCATATACCGATCAGCGTGATGACAGCAGTGCTGACGAAATCTGGCTGGTTGAGCATGAGAGTGTCTTTACCCAAGGCCAAGCAGGAAAAGATGAGCATTTACTTGCCCCTGGTGATATTCCCGTGATCAAAGTCGATCGAGGTGGTCAAGTGACCTATCATGGCCCTGGGCAGCAAATGATGTATGTCCTGTTCAACTTGCGTCGTTTGAAAATCGGTGTTCGTGAATTGGTCACCTGGTTAGAACAGTGCATCATAGACTTTTTGGCAGAACATAACATCACAGCATACGCAAAAGCCGATGCACCAGGCGTATATGTTGATAATAGCAAAATTGCCTCTTTAGGACTGAGAGTTCGACGAGGTTGCTCTTTTCATGGCTTAGCACTCAATGTCGATATGGACATGTCGCCATTTTTAAGAATTAATCCGTGCGGCTATGCCGGCATGAATATGGTGCAAACAAGCGAATTAAATGGCCCAGCCTCTATGGAAAAAGTAGGCAATGGGCTCGTCAAACACATGCTAAAGCGACTTAATGCTGAAGTTGTAGAGCACACACAAGGGTTTGAAAACGAATGA
- a CDS encoding serine hydrolase, protein MTLLKSKIITQICGLVCSASIFAANAQILPSPPQVNAKGYFLVDFTTGKVIAEGEADTKLAPASLTKMMTSYVIGTEINAGNISPSDMVTISEKAWAKNFPESSKMFIEVGKQVSVDDLNRGIIIQSGNDACVAMAEHIAGSESAFADLMNAHAEKLGMSNTHFINSHGLDTDEHYTTPRDMATLGAALIRDVPDEYELYKEKSFTFNGIKQYNRNTLLWDASLDVDGIKTGHTSEAGYSLVTSATKDDMRLIAVVMGTASERARKVESKKLLNYGFRFFETITPYKAGDSFVDQRIWMGNKETVSLGILQDTPITIPRGQRKNLKANFELDKTLEAPLAKGTKVGTLFLQLEGEEIAQYPLVTLEEVGEGSFFSKIYDYLRLQIAQ, encoded by the coding sequence ATGACTTTATTAAAATCAAAAATTATTACTCAAATTTGCGGCCTTGTGTGTTCTGCTTCTATTTTTGCAGCCAACGCGCAAATTCTGCCCTCTCCTCCTCAAGTAAACGCCAAAGGTTATTTTTTAGTTGATTTTACGACTGGCAAAGTCATTGCTGAAGGTGAAGCTGATACCAAACTTGCCCCAGCTAGCTTAACTAAAATGATGACCAGCTACGTCATTGGTACCGAAATAAACGCAGGTAATATTTCTCCTAGTGATATGGTCACAATTAGTGAGAAAGCGTGGGCAAAGAACTTTCCAGAATCATCAAAAATGTTTATTGAAGTAGGTAAGCAAGTAAGTGTTGATGATTTAAACCGCGGTATTATTATCCAATCGGGTAATGACGCTTGCGTTGCTATGGCTGAGCACATAGCTGGTAGCGAGAGTGCGTTTGCAGATCTCATGAATGCTCACGCAGAAAAACTGGGCATGAGCAACACCCACTTTATCAACAGCCATGGCTTGGATACAGACGAGCACTACACCACACCTCGAGATATGGCAACACTTGGCGCGGCACTAATTCGTGACGTGCCTGATGAGTATGAGCTGTATAAAGAAAAGTCTTTTACCTTCAATGGTATAAAGCAATATAACCGCAACACACTGCTATGGGACGCAAGCCTAGATGTTGACGGAATTAAAACAGGCCACACCTCAGAAGCGGGTTATAGCCTAGTCACATCAGCAACAAAAGACGACATGCGTCTGATTGCTGTTGTTATGGGTACTGCCAGTGAGCGTGCGCGTAAGGTTGAAAGCAAAAAGTTACTCAATTATGGCTTTAGATTTTTTGAAACAATCACGCCTTACAAAGCCGGTGATAGCTTTGTAGATCAACGTATTTGGATGGGTAACAAAGAAACGGTGTCACTCGGTATTTTACAAGATACGCCTATTACCATTCCACGTGGACAACGCAAAAATCTTAAAGCAAACTTTGAGCTAGATAAAACGCTTGAAGCTCCCCTAGCCAAAGGCACTAAGGTAGGCACTTTATTTTTACAACTGGAAGGCGAAGAAATCGCACAATATCCACTTGTAACACTTGAAGAAGTTGGTGAAGGAAGCTTTTTCTCGAAGATTTACGACTATCTACGTTTACAGATCGCGCAATAA
- a CDS encoding aromatic amino acid transport family protein, translating into MLKNKTLGSMLIVAGTTIGAGMLALPIASAGLGFTTALILILLSWLLMTYTALLMLELHQYASADATLNTLAKSILGKRGQYVANFAMVFLFYALCAAYIAGGGAQLQEKISNLLGIEVAPQAGSILLAIVVACVVTAGTGTVDKLNKMLFAIKITVLASLFFVLSPYVHGQHLLDMPIQQGLVLSAIPVIFTSFGFHGSIPSIVKYVGLDIKSLRRVMMFGAALPLVIYVFWQLLSQGVMSQQSLMQSEGLSGFVSNISSIAHNPHISTFVTVFADLALATSFLGVSLGLFDFFADAFKKGNGKLDRSKTALITFLPPLGFALFYPKGFIMALGYAAIALVVLAIFLPVAMVWSQRRQGLQSEGYQVRGGSLGLGVAALCGILIIAAQGLQMLGLIPSLG; encoded by the coding sequence GTGCTTAAAAATAAAACGCTGGGGAGTATGCTGATCGTCGCAGGTACGACCATAGGTGCAGGTATGTTAGCGCTACCTATTGCATCTGCCGGCCTTGGCTTTACCACAGCTTTGATACTCATTTTGCTGTCATGGCTGCTGATGACCTATACCGCGCTATTGATGCTTGAGCTGCACCAATACGCCAGTGCTGATGCAACACTTAATACCTTGGCTAAATCAATTTTAGGCAAACGGGGGCAGTATGTTGCAAATTTTGCAATGGTCTTTTTGTTCTACGCCTTATGTGCAGCTTATATTGCAGGGGGAGGGGCACAGTTACAAGAAAAAATCAGCAATTTACTTGGCATCGAAGTAGCCCCTCAGGCTGGCTCAATTTTACTGGCCATTGTGGTTGCCTGTGTCGTAACAGCAGGCACTGGTACTGTAGATAAACTCAATAAAATGCTCTTTGCAATTAAAATTACCGTACTTGCCAGCTTGTTTTTTGTATTGAGTCCTTATGTTCACGGGCAACACTTACTCGATATGCCAATTCAACAAGGGCTCGTGCTATCTGCAATTCCCGTTATTTTCACTTCTTTTGGGTTTCATGGCTCAATTCCTTCTATCGTAAAATACGTTGGCTTAGATATTAAATCGCTACGCAGAGTCATGATGTTTGGCGCAGCACTGCCGCTGGTTATTTATGTATTTTGGCAATTGCTCAGCCAAGGCGTTATGAGTCAGCAAAGCTTGATGCAAAGTGAAGGTTTATCAGGCTTCGTCAGCAATATTTCTAGCATTGCACACAATCCTCATATCAGCACATTTGTTACTGTTTTTGCTGACTTGGCCTTAGCCACCTCATTTCTAGGAGTAAGCTTAGGTTTATTTGATTTTTTTGCTGACGCTTTCAAAAAAGGCAATGGCAAACTAGATCGCAGTAAAACAGCACTCATTACCTTTTTGCCACCACTTGGGTTTGCCCTGTTTTACCCTAAAGGTTTTATTATGGCATTAGGTTATGCAGCAATCGCACTGGTAGTGTTGGCTATATTTCTGCCTGTAGCGATGGTTTGGTCGCAGCGCCGCCAAGGTCTTCAAAGTGAAGGCTATCAAGTGCGTGGTGGATCACTTGGGTTAGGTGTCGCCGCATTATGTGGCATATTGATTATCGCCGCACAGGGGCTGCAAATGCTAGGGCTCATTCCTTCTTTAGGTTAA
- the lipA gene encoding lipoyl synthase yields MSKPVKMEPGVKLRDAEKMALIPVKVLPTERQEMLRKPDWLKIRLPKSSERIDGIKQAMRKHGLHSVCEEASCPNLSECFNHGTATFMILGAICTRRCPFCDVAHGRPLKPDAEEPEKLALTIKDMKLSYVVITSVDRDDLRDGGAQHFADCITAIRKHNPDITIEILVPDFRGRMERALEILTETPPDVFNHNLETAPRLYKLARPGADYKWSLELLRRFKEAHPNVKTKSGLMVGLGEEMSEIEEVLRDLRAHNVDMLTVGQYLQPSKHHLPVKRYVPPVEFDALKEYADNIGFTHAACGPFVRSSYHADQQAAGKEVK; encoded by the coding sequence ATGAGTAAACCAGTAAAAATGGAGCCTGGGGTAAAGCTTCGCGATGCTGAAAAAATGGCATTGATCCCCGTAAAAGTACTCCCCACTGAACGACAAGAAATGCTACGCAAACCTGATTGGTTGAAGATCCGTTTACCAAAATCAAGTGAGCGCATTGATGGTATTAAACAAGCCATGCGTAAGCATGGTTTACATTCAGTATGTGAAGAGGCATCTTGTCCAAACCTATCTGAATGCTTTAACCATGGTACTGCCACATTCATGATCTTAGGGGCAATTTGTACCCGACGCTGCCCATTTTGTGACGTTGCCCACGGCCGTCCACTGAAGCCCGATGCTGAAGAACCAGAAAAGCTAGCACTGACGATTAAAGATATGAAGTTAAGCTACGTGGTCATTACTTCAGTAGATAGAGATGATTTACGAGATGGCGGTGCGCAACACTTTGCCGACTGTATAACAGCCATTCGTAAACATAACCCAGATATCACAATAGAGATTTTAGTGCCTGATTTTCGTGGTCGAATGGAACGTGCACTCGAGATATTAACCGAGACACCACCGGATGTATTTAACCACAACCTAGAAACAGCGCCACGTTTATATAAACTGGCACGTCCTGGCGCCGACTATAAGTGGTCATTAGAGTTATTACGCCGCTTCAAAGAGGCTCACCCTAATGTTAAGACCAAATCAGGCTTGATGGTTGGTCTGGGTGAAGAAATGTCAGAAATCGAAGAAGTACTTAGAGACTTGCGCGCGCATAACGTTGATATGTTAACGGTCGGTCAATACTTACAACCATCTAAACACCACTTACCAGTTAAACGCTATGTGCCGCCGGTGGAGTTTGATGCATTAAAAGAATATGCAGATAACATTGGTTTTACACACGCGGCATGTGGTCCTTTCGTTCGCTCAAGTTACCATGCAGATCAGCAAGCTGCTGGTAAAGAAGTAAAATAA
- the ybeD gene encoding DUF493 family protein YbeD: MVKPVKNTKFDEYLEFPCPFTFKIMGVANVNLTDQVLTKLQAIAPGDYAPKVKPSSKGTYESITVVATVTSKEHIEQIYTEIGSLEDVRYVL, encoded by the coding sequence GTGGTAAAGCCAGTAAAAAATACTAAGTTTGATGAATACTTAGAATTCCCATGCCCGTTCACCTTTAAAATTATGGGTGTTGCAAACGTGAACCTTACGGACCAAGTATTAACCAAACTGCAAGCAATCGCACCTGGTGATTATGCACCAAAAGTGAAGCCCAGCAGTAAAGGCACCTATGAGTCTATTACTGTGGTGGCCACAGTGACATCAAAAGAGCATATTGAACAAATCTATACTGAAATTGGCTCGTTAGAAGACGTACGTTACGTACTTTAA
- the rodA gene encoding rod shape-determining protein RodA, with amino-acid sequence MTPLHNKRTIWQKVHLDWPLLLALTLMMLGSLTVVYSASGQDMGMMIRHSTRMAGAIIAMLFMAQLSPSTLKRIVIPMYLVGLGMLVAVLFVGVSSKGAQRWLDLGITRFQPSEIMKIAVPMMVAWYIGQHRLPPSIWNLIVGFTIVLIPTILIKEQPDLGTSILIASSGIFVLFLCGLSWKLIGMFALLAGPAGLAFWHYGMHAYQKQRVLTFLNPESDPLGSGYHIIQSKIAIGSGGVEGKGFLQGTQSQLEFLPERHTDFIFSVLSEEFGLFGVVMLLSVYLFIIGRGLYIAVNAQDAFSKLLAGALTLTFFVYVFVNIGMVSGLLPVVGVPLPLISYGGTSMVTLMAGFGIIMAIATDKRMLLKS; translated from the coding sequence ATGACCCCGTTGCACAATAAACGTACCATTTGGCAAAAAGTCCACTTAGATTGGCCATTGTTATTAGCATTGACGCTAATGATGTTAGGTAGTTTAACGGTTGTATATAGTGCCAGTGGCCAAGATATGGGAATGATGATCCGTCACAGCACCCGTATGGCGGGCGCTATCATCGCTATGTTGTTTATGGCGCAACTCTCCCCTAGTACCTTAAAACGCATTGTAATTCCGATGTACCTAGTTGGCTTGGGTATGTTGGTTGCCGTACTCTTTGTTGGTGTTAGCAGTAAAGGCGCCCAACGCTGGCTCGACTTAGGTATTACGCGTTTTCAACCCTCAGAGATCATGAAAATCGCCGTACCTATGATGGTTGCATGGTATATTGGCCAACACCGCCTTCCACCTTCAATTTGGAATTTGATTGTTGGCTTTACGATTGTTTTAATACCAACGATATTAATTAAAGAGCAACCAGATTTGGGCACATCAATTTTGATCGCAAGTTCAGGCATTTTCGTGCTTTTTCTCTGTGGCTTAAGTTGGAAGCTTATTGGTATGTTTGCGCTGCTCGCAGGCCCAGCAGGCCTCGCATTTTGGCATTATGGTATGCATGCCTATCAAAAACAGCGCGTACTTACCTTTTTAAACCCTGAAAGCGACCCGCTCGGCTCAGGCTATCATATTATTCAGTCAAAAATCGCTATTGGCTCCGGAGGAGTGGAAGGTAAAGGTTTTCTGCAAGGCACCCAATCCCAACTTGAGTTTCTTCCCGAACGGCACACCGATTTCATTTTTTCTGTGCTAAGTGAAGAGTTCGGTTTATTTGGCGTAGTAATGCTGTTAAGTGTTTACTTATTTATCATCGGGCGCGGTTTATATATTGCAGTAAACGCGCAAGACGCATTTAGCAAACTGCTAGCCGGAGCGCTGACCTTAACCTTTTTTGTCTATGTTTTTGTCAATATTGGAATGGTTTCTGGATTACTGCCCGTAGTGGGTGTTCCTTTACCGCTCATCAGTTATGGCGGTACATCGATGGTGACCTTGATGGCGGGATTTGGCATTATTATGGCTATCGCAACAGATAAGAGGATGCTATTGAAATCATGA